The Daucus carota subsp. sativus chromosome 2, DH1 v3.0, whole genome shotgun sequence genome includes a window with the following:
- the LOC135150122 gene encoding uncharacterized protein LOC135150122, translating into MLCLLISGPTESGNDIDVYLQPLLEDLQELWNGKQVYDAYKKEFFMLRGILLWTISDYPALGCLSGNVTKGYNACTICVDQTNATRLVNYRKTVVMRHRRWLPRQHPYRRQKSAFDNTVEKGVAPIPLTGEQVFERVQHLRSHVFGKKQRQPRWKKGEPRPIWKKVSIFFQLEYWKFLPVRHCLDVMHIEKNICEALVGTLLNIPGKTKDRESVRLDMAEMGIRTELRPKTPGKKEKVPLASWNLLNAEKKIVFSSFLKMKLPNGFCSNIKNLVNMEKLRLVGVKSHDCHTILHHLLPIVIRSSLQKQVRCTIIRFCLFFKAICSKVIEIDKLEKMQSQLIETLCQLEKHFPPSFFDVMIHLSIHLVREVELCGPIFLRWMYPFERYMKTFKGYVRNPARPEGCIAEGYCAEEAVQCLVDLEDTTGLHQDTKHNEDIICRPLSGATIIKPNSKEMHLAHLCVLQNINDVRPYLDEHMAHLMMRYPQHENDEHWLKNKQNDEFPKWLQKKIKSELVDDKNKVTKEIMWIAEGPNKDVPTFSGYKINGVTYSTKERDDKRQVQGSDMNRGVKVDDLGYTLVNLQKLGSVNDPFVLGKHVKQVCYIDDPLEKMWSVVLRLPEKNYYDQSDDENEGSIEIELENELDVPMFPTVDEHEEQNSNYMREENELI; encoded by the exons ATGCTTTGCTTGTTGATATCTGGCCCGACTGAGTCAGGAAATGATATTGATGTGTACCTCCAACCGCTTTTAGAAGATTTACAGGAGTTATGGAATGGGAAGCAAGTGTACGATGCATATAAGAAAGAGTTTTTTATGCTTAGGGGAATTTTATTATGGACAATAAGTGATTATCCGGCTTTAGGTTGTTTGTCCGGCAATGTCACTAAAGGGTATAATGCTTGTACAATTTGTGTTGATCAAACAAATGCTACAAGGCTGGTTAATTACCGCAAGACAGTGGTTATGAGGCATCGGAGGTGGTTACCAAGGCAGCATCCATATAGAAGGCAAAAATCAGCTTTTGATAACACTGTGGAGAAGGGCGTTGCTCCAATTCCTTTGACTGGAGAGCAAGTTTTTGAAAGAGTACAACATCTAAGGAGCCATGTCTTTGGTAAGAAACAACGCCAACCTCGATGGAAGAAGGGTGAACCTCGACCCATATGGAAGAAGGTTTCTATATTCTTCCAACTTGAGTATTGGAAGTTTTTGCCAGTTAGGCATTGCCTCGATGTAATGCACATCGAGAAAAATATCTGTGAAGCTTTGGTTGGTACTCTACTCAATATTCCAGGAAAGACTAAAGATAGAGAGTCTGTCCGTCTTGACATGGCTGAGATGGGAATAAGAACGGAGCTGAGGCCAAAAACTCCTGGAAAGAAAGAGAAGGTACCCttagcatcctggaacttattaAATGCAGAAAAGAAAATTGTTTTCTCATCCTTTCTTAAGATGAAGTTGCCAAATGGATTTTGTTCAAACATCAAGAATCTCGTAAACATGGAAAAACTTCGGCTTGTTGGTGTGAAATCTCATGACTGCCATACAATATTGCATCACTTACTACCAATTGTAATTCGATCAAGCCTTCAAAAACAGGTCAGGTGCACAATTATTAGGTTCTGCCTATTTTTCAAGGCAATTTGCAGCAAAGTCATCGAGAtagataaattagaaaaaatgcaGTCTCAGTTGATCGAAACCTTATGCCAGCTAGAGAAACACTTTCCCCCGTCATTTTTTGATGTGATGATACATCTCTCAATTCATCTTGTGAGAGAGGTTGAGCTTTGCGGGCCAATCTTTCTACGTTGGATGTATCCTTTCGAGAGGTATATGAAGACCTTCAAGGGGTATGTACGGAACCCAGCTCGTCCAGAAGGTTGTATTGCCGAGGGGTATTGTGCAGAAGAGGCTGTGCAATGTTtggttgacttggaagatactACAGGATTGCATCAAGATACTAAACATAATGAAGATATAATTTGCAGACCCTTATCAGGTGCAACAATAATAAAGCCCAACAGTAAAGAAATGCACCTAGCTCATTTGTGTgttcttcaaaatatcaatGACGTTAGGCCATATTTAGA CGAACATATGGCGCACTTGATGATGAGATATCCACAACATGAGAATGACGAACACTGGCTAAAAAACAAGCAAAATGATGAATTTCCTAAATGGTTACAGAAAAAG ATTAAGTCAGAGTTGGTTGATGACAAGAATAAGGTAACTAAAGAGATCATGTGGATTGCGGAAGGCCCCAACAAGGATGTTCCAACATTCAGCGGCTACAAAATTAATGGTGTAACTTATAGCACCAAAGAGCGTGATGATAAACGACAAGTTCAGGGCAGCG ATATGAACAGAGGGGTTAAAGTGGATGACTTAGGATATACATTGGTGAATTTACAAAAATTAGGTTCTGTAAATGATCCATTTGTTTTAGGGAAACATGTTAAGCAAGTTTGTTATATTGACGACCCTCTTGAGAAAATGTGGTCTGTTGTGCTGAGATTACCTGAGAAGAACTATTATGATCAaagtgatgatgaaaatgaaggaTCCATAGAAATTGAACTTGAGAATGAGCTAGATGTGCCAATGTTCCCCACTGTTGACGAACACGAGGAACAAAACTCTAACTACATGCGGGAGGAAAACGAATTGATCTAG